In one window of Brevinematales bacterium DNA:
- a CDS encoding DUF4912 domain-containing protein, whose product MKKAELKDLKKADLEKKAKDLGIKVGAGMSKEDIIDQIVKVTKTSDGKGAKKKDDVKPLKQTKLNGISDTMKGESKKFEIEDKRGYVEPTYELVGDETYVLPPEYGDTKITLLVQDPYWMHAYWEINDDARKKFKIERGKHNMPMAIRVYNAKTKESFDVEINDNARSWYFKIPIAGLPFYAELGIKDAKGKFVVIAQSNTVNVPTDKPSEVIDEKWISREDRAKAEELFKRSGGYIIHKLVGSQSMTEWMMSPNSVSSAGSFGAGSGSGGVAAKKLPVQKGRKFWAELHTELIVYGATEPDAIASVGGVPIKLSPNGTFSVRFYLKDGDHSVPFIATSRDEVDTIEITPYVGKRTERIERKNKPE is encoded by the coding sequence ATGAAAAAAGCGGAATTGAAGGATTTAAAGAAAGCCGATCTGGAGAAGAAAGCTAAAGATTTGGGAATAAAAGTGGGCGCGGGGATGAGCAAAGAGGATATTATCGACCAGATCGTCAAGGTTACAAAAACGTCTGACGGCAAGGGCGCCAAGAAGAAAGACGACGTCAAGCCGTTAAAGCAGACGAAGCTCAACGGTATCAGCGACACGATGAAAGGGGAAAGCAAGAAATTCGAAATCGAGGACAAGCGCGGGTATGTCGAACCTACCTACGAACTGGTCGGCGACGAGACCTATGTCCTTCCCCCGGAGTACGGCGATACCAAAATCACCCTTTTAGTGCAGGACCCTTACTGGATGCACGCGTACTGGGAGATCAACGACGATGCGCGCAAGAAGTTCAAAATCGAACGCGGTAAGCACAATATGCCGATGGCGATCCGAGTGTATAACGCCAAGACAAAGGAAAGTTTCGACGTCGAGATCAACGATAACGCGCGGAGCTGGTATTTCAAGATACCCATCGCGGGACTCCCGTTCTATGCCGAACTCGGCATCAAGGACGCGAAGGGTAAATTCGTCGTGATCGCGCAGTCGAACACGGTCAATGTCCCGACCGATAAACCGTCGGAAGTGATCGACGAGAAGTGGATATCCAGGGAAGACCGCGCGAAGGCCGAGGAACTGTTCAAGCGTTCCGGCGGATATATCATCCATAAGCTGGTAGGCTCGCAGAGCATGACCGAATGGATGATGTCGCCTAATTCGGTATCGTCCGCGGGTAGTTTCGGAGCGGGAAGCGGTTCCGGCGGTGTCGCCGCGAAAAAGCTCCCCGTGCAGAAGGGCCGCAAGTTCTGGGCCGAGCTTCATACCGAACTCATCGTGTACGGCGCGACCGAGCCCGACGCTATCGCGTCAGTGGGCGGAGTGCCGATCAAGCTGAGTCCCAACGGAACGTTCTCGGTACGTTTCTATCTCAAGGACGGCGACCATTCCGTGCCGTTTATCGCGACATCCCGCGACGAAGTGGATACGATCGAGATCACCCCGTATGTCGGGAAGCGCACCGAACGTATCGAACGGAAGAACAAGCCCGAATAA